ACTGGACcttaatatcaaaaacaaaaaaacacaggtTTAAGATCTTTCTCATCTTCCGTTATAAATCTCGTAATAGTACACATAAATCTACATGATTTGatataaattttaatttgtcgCTAAAGAATAAGGATGATTCTCTACACTAACTTAATAAAAATCCATATGCTGGATGGGAGGGGGTATGTGGTCAAgaggtaaataaaacacaattaacaATCATCaacaaagcaaatttaaaataaagaaaaataaaggtgaaacttaaaaacaacaataagacAGCAAAAAGCTAAAATGTGTACAGTATATGGCTCGGTTTATACAGGAACACATGATGAATGCTCCAAACTACAATTCACACCCATAAACTGGAGACGATGGCAGCCTCACCGTTCAGGAGATCCTGACTCATCTTCACTCAGCTTTaaaagatgtttcagtttgCTGAACACAGAAATGATATGCTCTTTAAACTCTATTGCTCTCATTTCATGCATGTGTATTCTAACAAAACCAACCATTTGCTTAAAAAGAATctaaagaaaatagttttttttaaatactatgCCCGGAAGAGTTAAAGTTGTCATCCTGAGTTTTAGTTCAATCACCGACTTCTTGGAGTAATTTGTGTCATGCTGTGAAGACTTCATGTTTGAATCCATCGTCGCCTCCTCCATCAGACCGTCATACCGAGTCAGTTTTGGGCTGGATCGAGCGGGTCCCGCTCACAAAGttataaactaaaaactgaGATGTGCCAAAGTAATGGGTGGCAAAGAGTTTTCCATCGGGCGTGGGGTCTGAGAACGCAATCTCGTCTTTGCTCAGGTAGGAACCGTAAATGAAGTTGTTcctgtgtaaaaagaaaagcaactttaattatgtaaaaagtattgtttgtttgtaaaatgcATTCTTTTGTGTTAGACCaagaaatgttggaaaaattTTTAGAAAGATTATACATGGTTATCAATTTTCAACCAAAGTGTGAAGTGTTGcagtgaattttatttagaggcatcagagaaaagaagaaaaatatctaCATACAAACCACACTTTTAGATTTTTgcctgtggaaaatgtttaaaaccattCATCCTTTCCTTCTACTTCATAGTTTAGTTTAAAATCCCAATGCACTTGCtcgtaaaatgtgaaaatgttgagTATGACTCTTAAGACCAACCTTAGGCACTCAATCAAGCGTGTGGCGATAGCCCGGCGTCGCATCACGCCGACCACCCAGATGCGACTGATGCCACAGATGGCCGGCTCCGGCGTAGTGGAGCAGCACCAAGCTCTCTGACGTTCAAACATCACCTTCTCCCCCTCTGAGCCCTCAGGAGGAGTCTCCTCGATCACTCTGTAACCCTTTGAGTAGATATGAgaaaatcttgatttttaaaaagcctcaaaGACAAAACAGTATGCCAGATTTAAGAACCTGCAGTCTTGTACCTCTTGGATGTGCTCTGCTATGAGACATCCAGCGACTTTCTTGTCAATAGAGATGAAGAGGAAGGTTTTGGTCTGAGAGGGACACTTTGTCTCCACCTGTTGGAAGCCAAGATCATTGTCCACCATCTCCCGGATCTCCTCCACCTGAGATGGACAATTAATTATCGAGTTATAGCAGGTCCAAAATGACACACAAGGGTTTAACTTTTGCACTGTACATGAAGGCAATGGCCCGACACTTGAAACAGACCTTCTTCAGGGCATATTTGGGATCATCAGGGAGGACGAGGATGATCTTGCCATCAGGATATTCTGCCAtgattctctcttttttccacCCCTGAAAACAACATATATTAAACCGTTAAAAGAAAATGGCATCTTCTCGGAGATATTCCATATCAATCACAATAATTGGAGTGCCCTTACACTGGTCAAAAGTGTAAGAACACTCCGGTTTAAGGACAGGCACAAGGCACAAGCTCATACCTTGTGCCCGTTTAGCTCAACCGAGCACAAGATAGGagttaaacagataaaaatgaatgCGACGAAGAGATTCTCGACACATGGTTTGTGTGAATGCAGTCTGGTCTCACCACATATTTGACAGCACTGACGAACTGATTGTGAAACAGTAAATGCTGAGATTCATCCTCAGGGTTGGCAGCAGAGTACAGCATCCCACACACGCTGCAGGCTTCTGGcccaaaatgtttctgttccaCATCCTGGCAGACAAAGGTGACAGCTTTTACAAAACATGCAACAGTAGTCCTGTTTAATCTATATGAGATCTTTGGTAAAATGATGAGGGGGGAAGTTTTTTGCTCACAATTACCGTCTGAGTGCCATCTCTGTCGACCTCTTGATGAGTCGCTGCTTCTTGTggcttttcctctccactgtaaAACAGACACACATCAGGAATTTTCCTACTATGCCAGATCCCAGAactttttagcaattttttcAAGTATGAACATATTTCTATGGAAGTCAACTTTTAATTATGGTGCCTGgaaacggatggatggatggttggttggacaAACAGATGGGTAAACAGATGGACAGGCTAATGGATGGGTGAATAGACTAAAGAAAACTGGACAAACAGATGGAGAGATGGATGGAATATTGGATGAAAAAATGGACAGACAGTAAGAGAGATGATGGGATGGAAAACTGGGATAATGGacaaacggatggatggatggaaacgGATGGATGAAAGAACATAATATGGGTAAACAAAACTGATggacaaacaaataaatgggTTATGGACATATGgacaaacagatggatggatggggtACACTGGACAAACAGATAAGAGAAACAGATAACAAATGGGAAAATGGATACTTGGATGGATAAGATGTGGTAAGAGTTCAGAGCGGTGCACAGATAGACAGTAGGTAGTGCTAGAGCACCTGCCCTTTTCCTCTGGACCAAAAGTGCccttctgaaatgttttttagtgtAGTGTGTGGCCTGTAAAAAATCTCACACTATTAACGCTCCAAGTGACACACAAGGTGCCCTTTGTCACACCCAAAATGTAAGACTTCTGGGTGGAGGAATGGATCACAGACTAGTGGACAAATTGATGGAGAGATAAAGGAAATTATGGTTGAAtagatgaacagatggatgactggacaaatggatggatgaaagacaaacaaataGATAGCCAGGGAAACTAATATCAGGCAACAGATTGGGAGATAAAgttttgaaacatatttttccatACTGTTTTCTCCTTCCATACTTATCCAGACCTGGAAAACAGTCATATTAAACTCTAGACTTCTCACAACTTTGCAAGAACCCTGGTCAGATCAACACAGGTTTCACTTGTGGGGGTATGTGGCAGAGGGGAGGAGGAGTGCTAGGCAGTGAACAACCAAAATGAATATTCTTACTGCTGGCAGGGCTTCTCTGATGTCTTCTCCTCTGTCAACGCTAATTCTGTGTTACTCCCTGGAGACAGAACGGTTGTAGTAACTGCTGGACAAGAAAGGGATTCTAAAATGGAAGCATGGTTAATGTTAAGACAGAGAAGTTTAAAAGGTTGAAAGCAAAAGTAGCAGATTTGTCCTGCATTGAATTGAGATGACAACAGCAACAACGAACCAGCAGATATTTCTTCACACTTTGTTGCATCAGAGATGTTGGTACTGTCCTCAGGTGTAAGGGAAGAGGCAGAAACTGGTGAAGACGAACCAGATGTACCCTgtgtacaaaaaagaaaagcgtCGGTCATAGCATGTTCATAATACTAGAGCtaatactttaaaacaaatcaatctGGAATTACCTTGGGTTTCTTATTCTCCTGGGTTGGAGGATTTTCGGGTTTCTGAGGCACTGAAGCCACTGAAGGCTTCGATTGAGGTGGCTTATCTTCTGTTGGAGCTGACTGCTTCGGCAGCGTTACATTTACACCAGCTGTTTTTGACAACGGAAGGATAGTAGTGGCGGGCTTGGGCTGAACTCCAGCCAAGTTGGTTTTGGAAGAAACTGGTTTTGAAGAAGCTGCAGATGTAGGCTTTGACTGAGGGGTTGGAACGGTAGGCTTGATTTGTGTTGGCTTTATCTGAGGCTGAGCTGCAGTggtggactttgactgagctgAAATCTGTCCAGGTGTGCTCTGAACTTTCAGTTTTGTCTGGTTAGGTGGTTGTGGTGAATCCGTTGGTTTTAATGAAGGTGTGGGACGCTGAGCAGGGATCCCGGGGCGAGGCGGTTGTGTGGGCTGATTTGCCTTTTTTGGAGCACCTAGCAACATGTCGTCATCATCTAATTCAAAGTCATCTGGGGAGTACTTAGGTCTGGGTTTGTACGGCGTGTACTCTACAGGCTTCAGTTTTTGAGCTTTAAGTCCATTGGGCataggaggaggaactgctggCAGAGTCCTCTTGGCTGCAGACCGGGTCACTTTCGGAGCAGGCCCTGGGGCGGCTGCAGCAGGTTGAGACGCCTGAGCCCTGCTTTGCCTCGTGCTTCTACGAACTTCAACAATAGGCGGTTCCGGTTTGGTAGTTTCAGCTTTTAGTGGCTGAACTTTGGCTGTTTCTTTCTTAGAAAGCTCAGTTCTGGTAGTTTCTGGTTTAGGGGGCTGAGTTTgagaattttctgttttagttggTTCCGTTGCAGCTGGCTCAGCCTTAGGGGACTCTGGTTTTGGTGGAACAGGTTTATTGGCAAGGCCAGGGCTTGCGGGGGATGTTATTGATGGACTCGTCGCTGGTGGAGGAAGCGTAGCTATGGGACTCATTAAAAAACCGCCAGAAAAAGGCGCTTGCCAGTCAATGTCTGAAAACATCTGATTTGCTTGATCAGATTTTAGTTTCTTCACACGAGCCCAAGACATTTTCTCCCTTTGCAGCTCAACCTGCCTGAGTCTCTGATATCGGGtcagcttctttttttcatggGCTTTCAGTGGCactgaaatctgtgatataaaGAAGCGTCTTTTCTGAGGCTCTGTGGCTGGTTTGGGTTCAGCCGACTCTGCTGTAGAGGGTTGGACAGCAGACGACTCAAGAGCAGGGGTCACCGAAGTGGAGTTCCCTTCTGGTCCAGCAGGGCTTGCAACATTATCTGGCTCTGCATCTTGTGATGCAACTGCTGGTTGTTCCCTCTTGCTGGCTTCAGCTTTGGcagctgctgctactgctgcttgtttttcttcctctatcCTCTTCAACAACATGCTGTCTGTGGCAATGTCCTCTGCAATTTCTTGACAGAGCGCCAGGAGGTTCAGTTGCTGTCGTTGTGCCGCTCTCTTAGACTCTGCAGCCTTTTGTTCGGCCAACGCCGCAAGGCGAGCTTTGGTTCTTGCTTGTGtattcatttcttgttttttaggTTTTTCCACCTCAGGTAGCTTTTTATCATCTTCAGTTTTTTCCTTCAAAGTACTGCTAattacatctttatttttatttactaccGTCTCTTCGGACTTTGGAGGGTCTTCAGAAGTTTGTATGGAtggctttattattttaacatcatcgtcttcctcatcctcctctgccACAACAATTTCTCGACCAATCTCAATATCCTGGAGAATCTGTACTTCTTGTAGCTCCAAGTTATGGTCAGCGTTCTCCATTATTGCTACATTGCCATCTTTAGTTGAGGGCTGAGTATCAGCGTTTGACATTTCTGCATCCACACAGGTATGGTCTTCGGAATATTGAGCACTGTGAAAAACATCCAGAGGTAAAACTTCCTCTGTACTGGCTTCAGAATAATCTTTAACCTTGTCAGTTGGTTCATGTATCCCCATCTTCTGGGAGCcatttaaaatactttgatttGGCTCTTTATCCAGCAATCCGCCATCCAAGGGAGGGTTTGACAATCCTGATTCAGCTGCAGCCTGAGTCAAGATATCCAAGTGAATTTCATTCTCCAAAACCGGTTCCAAGATCACATACTCTTCGGATGCACCATCTGTTATCTCGACTTCACTGTGGGTTTGAGCGTCCTGAAGTCCAGCATTTTTTTGTACCTGCTTGGGAAACTCTACTGCACTAGTGCACTCTGGAATGGcacttctttcacttttttctgcAGCGTCATCTGACTGTCCATCTGTAGCACTGATGTCAACACTTACAATGTTTGCTGTTGTGTTATTCTGCTCCAACTGGGCATGTGTGGGACCTTGTACCTCCCCGGTAGTTTGAACCTCCATTTCCTCCAAAACCTGGCTGTTTGGAACAGTAATTTCGTCTTTGTCCTCTTGCTGAGGGTGAACAATTCCTAATTTGACATCACTGACTGAAAAGTTTGCTCCATCACCCACAGTGAGGGGGATTTCTGTGTTCTGTATGTCCAGAACAGAAATGCTACCACCTAGCTCAATCTTTGTATAAATTTCACCACCACTGTTGCTCTCTGGACTACTAATCGGTTCATAAACAACCTGGTTTTCATTAAAATGGACCTCCGTTTCATTAGCTGTTCTAATCTCATCTTCTGATGCCTGAACACCACCATACTCATCTTGTTGGGTACAAACCAACACAACTACTTTGCTCCCATCAGCTTCTTGAAGATTACTAACAGGTCTGTCAACACTGATTTCATCAATTAGTTGTCTTCTTATGTTGTCTTCTAATGAGGTTGTTGTTCTTATATCCTCAACAGGCTCTGTCTTCCTGGTAACTTCAAAGTTaggaacaggaagtggttcCTTGTCCGatatgtgtgtggtgtgttcGTTGATTTCTCTTGCCACATGGTTGTGGTGTTCTGCTGCAGTTTCGAGAGAAGAAATCTTGCCCATCTCTGCAGACGTTTCCATTTTAGTTTCAGTCTCTAGAACATTCTCAAGTAAAGAGGTGACCTCGTTTTCATTTCCATATTCTTCGGCAACCTCCTTGCCTCTTTGCTGTTGATGGTGAACAACAGATTTCTCTAAATAAATCTCAGCAGAGGTTTCTGATGCATGAATGTCTGTTACAGAAGGTCTGACAACTTGAGCATTAACAGAGATAAAGTTTAATGCTCTCCCAGCAGGGGAAGAGGCTTTTTCTGcttgagggtctgctgggagtTCGCTGACCTCATCTCTCTGGCTTTGGATTTCTTCCATAAATGACGGGTGAGAGATCCCTTCAGGCAACTCTGATTTCTTTACTTCCATAATACTCTGACTTTTTCTGGTAGCCTGGTTAtcattttccacacaaagaTCAAGCCTCTGGATCTGTGTTTCAAGTTGTAACAATGAAGCTGAAATTTGGGTGTCTGCAGTGAATTCAGCGACATCCTGACCTCTCTGGCtatgtttttgttctgtaaatgttGGTTGGGAAATTTCTTCCTGTCCCTCTGTCCTCTGCATTTCTACCTCTTCTGAAACATCAGAACTTCTAGGGCATTCTCTGGCATCCTCTTTATCATTTCCATGACATATTTCCTGTATTATTGTTGTTtgaattttcatttcatttggaCTCTTGGCAACAGTGACACATTCTTCAGAaatctgattttcattttcatcactcTCCATCGTGGGAAATCTTTCTGGGGACTTTTTAGATATATTCACAAGACTTTTCTGAGTGTCAGTTTGTCTTTGAGATGTTTGTTGAAGAATCTCTTCAAGAGGTACTGCTTGTATTTCCATTATGTTCTCAAAAATAGCAGTGCATTTTTCAACAGCTTTAGCGTCTCCTACAGGCTCGGTTACTTTAATGCTCACCTGGTTGTGCATTTCAGGAGGAGCTGGTGAAAAAGACAATCTGAGGTCCTGTTGAGCTTTCTggctttgtgtttgtatatcAGCCGTTGGTTGAGAAATTTCCTCCAAAGACTTGGGCGTTTGCATTTCTATTAGATTCCCAGCAATAACAATGGGTTCTTTGAAAGTCTCGTTCTCATTTTCAATGCTCATGTTTGAGTCTTCAGTAGGTTGACTTGCATCAAGGCTCTTCTGAGATTTTGTTT
This portion of the Xiphophorus hellerii strain 12219 chromosome 21, Xiphophorus_hellerii-4.1, whole genome shotgun sequence genome encodes:
- the LOC116711669 gene encoding uncharacterized protein LOC116711669 isoform X2; amino-acid sequence: MPASKRESSPPESQPKMRKVEEDGDDLQSKTGPSSKSPNTETQQAKKKRSSMEDENNSLKQSSPSNDSSPTPSDPPLKKAKLQTATSASYGEAPSLQANSKGSLKRTASAESDEELSSDTCKVDLFRERDDEDKARCIKKYSNKVKAKRKAEEGTSDPPDTSHDSSPASSDSVQIEHNYGRNSDSTSSQSLSDTDQQETSVDESNLVVSETETVDLAAEEIQLLEFESQENKTSSRENVLFSSSQGEETIDKVGSTEILKGVANETLSASEETLCSVPEDVNTSCGGEGRSLLSHQSPSEENQCNLKCETTKGEQKEPETRGDLSFGKVHKVSSDETNSPPMMENCKQETQADGKVTKAEPLTSLKEESNPEERHHKAPGTDGDLYEDLNKTHKNSEERLKESSRERVDLKSPYTGANSDLPAEEQNHSLIRDTQSYCREIYDKNQTADPSENIIVPLNHIIQDNVTKVESSNVDKETVTIIQSAAVPKIQDKEDLPASNPSVMGDLQIWESTANPSTDFQKQENVGIMASKETVSEAEKQNITKIQIGITSEIINPSTPVEMQKQEFHEVREPPTVVSTQNRDHVTVDKSEKVNTVECSGKFQGQSEMETQPVAVFKLLEHEPEIQVQENQVSESTTVEKDPKSPECFATTGETLTEVDIQTSNISKEVFDRTLIEQSHSQMKQLVSECTTAISDKARKDLDSANNATETHKEVNKENKVMSEGVSNIAPIEETKIQLSNEPSDRPNTANKDLENANDSAQSQINIEEAADSKDEVCNIAKVKEMQSQLFTEPITEIPEEAYRGQDGPCTAQAQININDLPAATSEEVSSITLIEEMQTQAIREPTTKIAEEIKKDSVSLKWALQTQIHVNVTPDEVSNTASIQEMQNQMVSEPTISDKANKNQENTGITVNAAAAESQGEENSEVVAITVTQLVTPTDISNVTQTSIEVDVASEDLCNMAPVEEIQTQVVGKPMIDITNEYQLVTAGETVSLSPEVLQSQLVNDHVIDMINEAQEDPEHASCAPQTPIEIDVTEELSNMAPAEEMQTEIVSKSPFDVSDEHLENAHSRSSEEVACFSAQTQLEAASSSEGLQQQLMREPTTDISSKVQEHLEVTSFASPTLIEVNKSENVSNIAPVEEMHTQMVSKCTIEIQNVGHTNLENANSTTRDNICVSVVGQKQADGGIIGTSVEVSVTASVGQMQTQLAIESNNNIPDEYQRNSVQCVHVNQSELQADGEIPATSQMQSNYPPIDDTQTQLVSDPNIPNKTQKDLEKENCATWTPIEVVAEFVDMQTQLVSEPTTDIPKEVQKDFENANSAAQTQVEVGPTLKFSTVGSFEKMQTHLVSEPNVGTPDKGHDSHKTSSHQSSLDITCAPDTAQSQVEPDKEIVATSQEVSNFPPMEEMETQTVTEPITEIPSDAQKNTNGAALLVVAAGSPKEVCNIAHTEEMQSPNVSEPNPDISAEPLVENYNKVNVEIVTVTQVQMEVDTAVTKGSLVSTSSLHRNKNQTELDMETSEKSFNIGCVVEAHRQETLNVSEQTAGDNVDEVHGDVMIDNKSVNKTSCKECVTVEDNPIQSSTVQCTSASGAFIATSLMEMQKEESRDETDVLSANYPAVEMQNQMSRDVEKNADSMTATAAENKMETHSDSAVKSFASYSTTETQIHQIFDGTQSASDTNEGSEKVTKAVEEFVGVGENKIEMVTTQPLEEISQPTMVVETKSQKSLDASQPTEDSNMSIENENETFKEPIVIAGNLIEMQTPKSLEEISQPTADIQTQSQKAQQDLRLSFSPAPPEMHNQVSIKVTEPVGDAKAVEKCTAIFENIMEIQAVPLEEILQQTSQRQTDTQKSLVNISKKSPERFPTMESDENENQISEECVTVAKSPNEMKIQTTIIQEICHGNDKEDARECPRSSDVSEEVEMQRTEGQEEISQPTFTEQKHSQRGQDVAEFTADTQISASLLQLETQIQRLDLCVENDNQATRKSQSIMEVKKSELPEGISHPSFMEEIQSQRDEVSELPADPQAEKASSPAGRALNFISVNAQVVRPSVTDIHASETSAEIYLEKSVVHHQQQRGKEVAEEYGNENEVTSLLENVLETETKMETSAEMGKISSLETAAEHHNHVAREINEHTTHISDKEPLPVPNFEVTRKTEPVEDIRTTTSLEDNIRRQLIDEISVDRPVSNLQEADGSKVVVLVCTQQDEYGGVQASEDEIRTANETEVHFNENQVVYEPISSPESNSGGEIYTKIELGGSISVLDIQNTEIPLTVGDGANFSVSDVKLGIVHPQQEDKDEITVPNSQVLEEMEVQTTGEVQGPTHAQLEQNNTTANIVSVDISATDGQSDDAAEKSERSAIPECTSAVEFPKQVQKNAGLQDAQTHSEVEITDGASEEYVILEPVLENEIHLDILTQAAAESGLSNPPLDGGLLDKEPNQSILNGSQKMGIHEPTDKVKDYSEASTEEVLPLDVFHSAQYSEDHTCVDAEMSNADTQPSTKDGNVAIMENADHNLELQEVQILQDIEIGREIVVAEEDEEDDDVKIIKPSIQTSEDPPKSEETVVNKNKDVISSTLKEKTEDDKKLPEVEKPKKQEMNTQARTKARLAALAEQKAAESKRAAQRQQLNLLALCQEIAEDIATDSMLLKRIEEEKQAAVAAAAKAEASKREQPAVASQDAEPDNVASPAGPEGNSTSVTPALESSAVQPSTAESAEPKPATEPQKRRFFISQISVPLKAHEKKKLTRYQRLRQVELQREKMSWARVKKLKSDQANQMFSDIDWQAPFSGGFLMSPIATLPPPATSPSITSPASPGLANKPVPPKPESPKAEPAATEPTKTENSQTQPPKPETTRTELSKKETAKVQPLKAETTKPEPPIVEVRRSTRQSRAQASQPAAAAPGPAPKVTRSAAKRTLPAVPPPMPNGLKAQKLKPVEYTPYKPRPKYSPDDFELDDDDMLLGAPKKANQPTQPPRPGIPAQRPTPSLKPTDSPQPPNQTKLKVQSTPGQISAQSKSTTAAQPQIKPTQIKPTVPTPQSKPTSAASSKPVSSKTNLAGVQPKPATTILPLSKTAGVNVTLPKQSAPTEDKPPQSKPSVASVPQKPENPPTQENKKPKGTSGSSSPVSASSLTPEDSTNISDATKCEEISAESLSCPAVTTTVLSPGSNTELALTEEKTSEKPCQHGEEKPQEAATHQEVDRDGTQTDVEQKHFGPEACSVCGMLYSAANPEDESQHLLFHNQFVSAVKYVGWKKERIMAEYPDGKIILVLPDDPKYALKKVEEIREMVDNDLGFQQVETKCPSQTKTFLFISIDKKVAGCLIAEHIQEGYRVIEETPPEGSEGEKVMFERQRAWCCSTTPEPAICGISRIWVVGVMRRRAIATRLIECLRNNFIYGSYLSKDEIAFSDPTPDGKLFATHYFGTSQFLVYNFVSGTRSIQPKTDSV
- the LOC116711669 gene encoding uncharacterized protein LOC116711669 isoform X1 — translated: MPASKRESSPPESQPKMRKVEEDGDDLQSKTGPSSKSPNTETQQAKKKRSSMEDENNSLKQSSPSNDSSPTPSDPPLKKAKLQTATSASYGEAPSLQANSKGSLKRTASAESDEELSSDTCKVDLFRERDDEDKARCIKKYSNKVKAKRKAEEGTSDPPDTSHDSSPASSDSVQIEHNYGRNSDSTSSQSLSDTDQQETSVDESNLVVSETETVDLAAEEIQLLEFESQENKTSSRENVLFSSSQGEETIDKVGSTEILKGVANETLSASEETLCSVPEDVNTSCGGEGRSLLSHQSPSEENQCNLKCETTKGEQKEPETRGDLSFGKVHKVSSDETNSPPMMENCKQETQADGKVTKAEPLTSLKEESNPEERHHKAPGTDGDLYEDLNKTHKNSEERLKESSRERVDLKSPYTGANSDLPAEEQNHSLIRDTQSYCREIYDKNQTADPSENIIVPLNHIIQDNVTKVESSNVDKETVTIIQSAAVPKIQDKEDLPASNPSVMGDLQIWESTANPSTDFQKQENVGIMASKETVSEAEKQNITKIQIGITSEIINPSTPVEMQKQEFHEVREPPTVVSTQNRDHVTVDKSEKVNTVECSGKFQGQSEMETQPVAVFKLLEHEPEIQVQENQVSESTTVEKDPKSPECFATTGETLTEVDIQTSNISKEVFDRTLIEQSHSQMKQLVSECTTAISDKARKDLDSANNATETHKEVNKENKVMSEGVSNIAPIEETKIQLSNEPSDRPNTANKDLENANDSAQSQINIEEAADSKDEVCNIAKVKEMQSQLFTEPITEIPEEAYRGQDGPCTAQAQININDLPAATSEEVSSITLIEEMQTQAIREPTTKIAEEIKKDSVSLKWALQTQIHVNVTPDEVSNTASIQEMQNQMVSEPTISDKANKNQENTGITVNAAAAESQGEENSEVVAITVTQLVTPTDISNVTQTSIEVDVASEDLCNMAPVEEIQTQVVGKPMIDITNEYQLVTAGETVSLSPEVLQSQLVNDHVIDMINEAQEDPEHASCAPQTPIEIDVTEELSNMAPAEEMQTEIVSKSPFDVSDEHLENAHSRSSEEVACFSAQTQLEAASSSEGLQQQLMREPTTDISSKVQEHLEVTSFASPTLIEVNKSENVSNIAPVEEMHTQMVSKCTIEIQNVGHTNLENANSTTRDNICVSVVGQKQADGGIIGTSVEVSVTASVGQMQTQLAIESNNNIPDEYQRNSVQCVHVNQSELQADGEIPATSQMQSNYPPIDDTQTQLVSDPNIPNKTQKDLEKENCATWTPIEVVAEFVDMQTQLVSEPTTDIPKEVQKDFENANSAAQTQVEVGPTLKFSTVGSFEKMQTHLVSEPNVGTPDKGHDSHKTSSHQSSLDITCAPDTAQSQVEPDKEIVATSQEVSNFPPMEEMETQTVTEPITEIPSDAQKNTNGAALLVVAAGSPKEVCNIAHTEEMQSPNVSEPNPDISAEPLVENYNKVNVEIVTVTQVQMEVDTAVTKGSLVSTSSLHRNKNQTELDMETSEKSFNIGCVVEAHRQETLNVSEQTAGDNVDEVHGDVMIDNKSVNKTSCKECVTVEDNPIQSSTVQCTSASGAFIATSLMEMQKEESRDETDVLSANYPAVEMQNQMSRDVEKNADSMTATAAENKMETHSDSAVKSFASYSTTETQIHQIFDGTQSASDTNEGSEKVTKAVEEFVGVGENKIEMVTTQPLEEISQPTMVVETKSQKSLDASQPTEDSNMSIENENETFKEPIVIAGNLIEMQTPKSLEEISQPTADIQTQSQKAQQDLRLSFSPAPPEMHNQVSIKVTEPVGDAKAVEKCTAIFENIMEIQAVPLEEILQQTSQRQTDTQKSLVNISKKSPERFPTMESDENENQISEECVTVAKSPNEMKIQTTIIQEICHGNDKEDARECPRSSDVSEEVEMQRTEGQEEISQPTFTEQKHSQRGQDVAEFTADTQISASLLQLETQIQRLDLCVENDNQATRKSQSIMEVKKSELPEGISHPSFMEEIQSQRDEVSELPADPQAEKASSPAGRALNFISVNAQVVRPSVTDIHASETSAEIYLEKSVVHHQQQRGKEVAEEYGNENEVTSLLENVLETETKMETSAEMGKISSLETAAEHHNHVAREINEHTTHISDKEPLPVPNFEVTRKTEPVEDIRTTTSLEDNIRRQLIDEISVDRPVSNLQEADGSKVVVLVCTQQDEYGGVQASEDEIRTANETEVHFNENQVVYEPISSPESNSGGEIYTKIELGGSISVLDIQNTEIPLTVGDGANFSVSDVKLGIVHPQQEDKDEITVPNSQVLEEMEVQTTGEVQGPTHAQLEQNNTTANIVSVDISATDGQSDDAAEKSERSAIPECTSAVEFPKQVQKNAGLQDAQTHSEVEITDGASEEYVILEPVLENEIHLDILTQAAAESGLSNPPLDGGLLDKEPNQSILNGSQKMGIHEPTDKVKDYSEASTEEVLPLDVFHSAQYSEDHTCVDAEMSNADTQPSTKDGNVAIMENADHNLELQEVQILQDIEIGREIVVAEEDEEDDDVKIIKPSIQTSEDPPKSEETVVNKNKDVISSTLKEKTEDDKKLPEVEKPKKQEMNTQARTKARLAALAEQKAAESKRAAQRQQLNLLALCQEIAEDIATDSMLLKRIEEEKQAAVAAAAKAEASKREQPAVASQDAEPDNVASPAGPEGNSTSVTPALESSAVQPSTAESAEPKPATEPQKRRFFISQISVPLKAHEKKKLTRYQRLRQVELQREKMSWARVKKLKSDQANQMFSDIDWQAPFSGGFLMSPIATLPPPATSPSITSPASPGLANKPVPPKPESPKAEPAATEPTKTENSQTQPPKPETTRTELSKKETAKVQPLKAETTKPEPPIVEVRRSTRQSRAQASQPAAAAPGPAPKVTRSAAKRTLPAVPPPMPNGLKAQKLKPVEYTPYKPRPKYSPDDFELDDDDMLLGAPKKANQPTQPPRPGIPAQRPTPSLKPTDSPQPPNQTKLKVQSTPGQISAQSKSTTAAQPQIKPTQIKPTVPTPQSKPTSAASSKPVSSKTNLAGVQPKPATTILPLSKTAGVNVTLPKQSAPTEDKPPQSKPSVASVPQKPENPPTQENKKPKGTSGSSSPVSASSLTPEDSTNISDATKCEEISAESLSCPAVTTTVLSPGSNTELALTEEKTSEKPCQHGEEKPQEAATHQEVDRDGTQTVIDVEQKHFGPEACSVCGMLYSAANPEDESQHLLFHNQFVSAVKYVGWKKERIMAEYPDGKIILVLPDDPKYALKKVEEIREMVDNDLGFQQVETKCPSQTKTFLFISIDKKVAGCLIAEHIQEGYRVIEETPPEGSEGEKVMFERQRAWCCSTTPEPAICGISRIWVVGVMRRRAIATRLIECLRNNFIYGSYLSKDEIAFSDPTPDGKLFATHYFGTSQFLVYNFVSGTRSIQPKTDSV